The following coding sequences are from one Diospyros lotus cultivar Yz01 chromosome 7, ASM1463336v1, whole genome shotgun sequence window:
- the LOC127806506 gene encoding glucan endo-1,3-beta-glucosidase 8, with the protein MADSRVFRDYALFLLMVSGFSIGSSGSGVGVNWGTQATHQLPAKKVVKMMKENGFDKLKLFEADRKILEALIGTDIEVMLAIPNNMLQQMSEDPESAASWVEANVTSHAYNGGVNIKYVAVGNEPFLGAYNGSYLPFTLPALRNIQEALNDAKLGSEIKATIPFNADIYFSPESNPVPSAGDFRPEVRDLTIRIIQYLHSNDAPFTVNIYPFLSLYGNAFFPFDYAFFDGSNKPVKDGGYVYTNVFDANYDTLVWALNKAGFPDMKIIVGEVGWPTDGDKNANVENAKRFNQGMLNHALSGNGTPARKGAIDVYLFSLIDENAKSIAPGSFERHWGIFEFDGKPKYELDLSGIGQNKGLIPVQNVEYMIKRWCVLNPEAKDLEDLPKSIDYACSLSDCTALGYGSSCNHLGVKGNASYAFNMYYQLQSQNSWDCDFSGLAVVTEEDPSDEKCHFPVMIAESRRLMVMHGTLLGILLAVLEGCIVFLLLVS; encoded by the exons ATGGCGGATTCGAGAGTTTTCCGAGATTATGCTTTGTTTCTGTTGATGGTTTCCGGGTTCTCGATCGGCTCGAGCGGGTCGGGCGTGGGGGTGAACTGGGGCACTCAGGCGACCCACCAGCTGCCGGCGAAGAAGgtggtgaagatgatgaaggaGAATGGGTTCGATAAACTGAAGCTCTTCGAGGCCGATCGGAAGATTCTGGAAGCTTTGATTGGGACCGACATTGAAGTGATGCTGGCCATTCCCAATAACATGCTCCAGCAGATGAGTGAAGATCCGGAATCTGCTGCTTCCTGGGTCGAAGCCAATGTCACTAGCCATGCCTACAATGGTGGAGTCAATATCAA GTATGTAGCGGTAGGCAACGAGCCTTTTCTCGGAGCATACAATGGGTCCTATCTCCCATTCACATTACCAGCTCTGAGAAACATACAGGAAGCTCTCAACGACGCGAAGCTCGGATCGGAGATCAAGGCCACCATCCCCTTCAACGCCGACATCTATTTCTCCCCAGAGTCGAATCCAGTCCCGTCGGCCGGCGACTTCCGGCCGGAAGTCCGGGACTTAACTATCCGGATAATCCAGTATCTCCACTCAAACGACGCTCCGTTCACCGTCAACATCTACCCTTTTCTAAGCCTCTACGGCAATGCTTTCTTCCCTTTCGATTACGCCTTCTTCGACGGCTCCAACAAGCCGGTGAAGGACGGAGGCTATGTCTACACCAATGTGTTTGACGCCAATTACGATACTTTGGTTTGGGCGCTGAACAAGGCCGGCTTCCCCGACATGAAGATCATCGTCGGAGAAGTCGGTTGGCCGACCGACGGAGACAAGAACGCGAATGTTGAAAACGCCAAAAGATTCAACCAGGGCATGCTCAACCACGCGTTGAGCGGAAACGGTACTCCG GCCCGGAAAGGCGCGATCGACGTGTACCTCTTCAGCCTCATCGACGAAAACGCGAAGAGCATCGCGCCGGGCAGCTTCGAGAGGCACTGGGGCATCTTCGAGTTCGACGGAAAGCCAAAATACGAGTTGGATTTGAGCGGCATCGGGCAGAACAAGGGCTTAATTCCAGTTCAAAACGTCGAATACATGATCAAGAGATGGTGCGTTCTGAACCCAGAAGCCAAAGATCTGGAGGACTTGCCGAAGAGCATCGACTACGCCTGTAGCCTCTCGGATTGCACGGCTCTCGGCTACGGCTCGTCCTGCAACCATCTGGGAGTGAAGGGCAACGCTTCGTATGCCTTCAACATGTACTACCAGTTGCAGAGCCAGAACAGCTGGGACTGTGACTTCTCCGGCTTGGCCGTGGTGACCGAGGAGGATCCCTCAGACGAGAAGTGCCATTTTCCGGTGATGATCGCGGAGAGCAGGCGGTTGATGGTGATGCACGGGACGCTTTTGGGGATCTTGCTTGCTGTTCTTGAGGGGTGTATAGTGTTCTTGCTTCTGGTGTCTTAG